Genomic window (Cellulosilyticum lentocellum DSM 5427):
GAAAATAAGGGACTGCTGTGAGATGATGCAGCAGTCCTTTTAGTATGAGGCGTATAATAGGAATATAGGAGCTAATAAAGGGAGTGAAAAGAATGAAATATTTTGATTTACACTGTGACACGGCTACAGAGTGCTTTGAAAGACATCTAGAGCTTTATAGAAACAACTTGCAATTAAGTATAGAACGAGGCTTGGATTTTGAAGAGTGGGTACAAGTTTATGCCATTTGGATGAATGACAACCTTAGAGGAGAAGCAGCATATAAGCATTTTTGTAAAGTGTATAACTACTTAATATTAGAGCTACAAAAGAATGAGAGTTTAGTACGACTATGTACAAGTGGTAGAGAAATAAATGAAGCATTAGAAAAAGGAAAAAGGGTGGCCTTATTAGCTGTAGAAGGTTCTGCAGCACTGGGAGGAAAGCTAGAACATATAGAGGACCTTTATAATAAAGGGATTAGATTCATGACATTAACATGGAATGGCCGCTCTGAAGTAGCTGATGGGTGTATGCAAGAATCAGCAGGTGGCTTAACAGACTTTGGGAAAGCAGTAGTAAGTGAAATGAATAGATTAGGTATGATTATAGATGTGTCACATTTAGCAGAAAAGGGATTTTGGGATGTAGTAAGCCATAGTGACAAGCCATTTATTGCAACGCATTCTAATAGCAAGAAGATATGTGATCATCCAAGAAATTTAAGTGATGAGGCTTTCAAGACAATTGTAGAAAGGAAGGGACTAGTGGGAATGAATTTTTACCCTACCTTTATTAATGGGACTACAGAAGCGAGTATAAAGGAGTTACTGCCTCATATCTCACATTTTCTAGAACTTGGTGGAGAGAATGTCATTGCCTTAGGCTCTGACTTTGATGGTGCTACTATGCCTATGGATTTACCTAATATTGAAAAAGTAGAGTGTTTTTACAATGAGCTGGTCAAAAATTACGGTAAGATTATAAGTGACAAAATATGTTTTAAAAACGCATTGAATTTCACCAATATACTAAATAATTGATTAAAAACAAAAAATAACAATATAATTTACAGCATTGAAATTGACAATCTAAAAAAACCGTAATACACTTAAAAAAGATGCAATAAGCTAGCTATTAGACTGGATGAAAGAAGGAAATGACGTGAACACAAATATGCCGTCTTTGCTAAATAACCAATTTGCTTATTATGATGTGATTGAAAGTATTGTTACGGCATTAGATGCCAAGGATACCTATACAGCTAATCATTCCAGAAGAGTAGGAGGAATGGCTGATTTACTATGCGATTATTT
Coding sequences:
- a CDS encoding dipeptidase, translated to MKYFDLHCDTATECFERHLELYRNNLQLSIERGLDFEEWVQVYAIWMNDNLRGEAAYKHFCKVYNYLILELQKNESLVRLCTSGREINEALEKGKRVALLAVEGSAALGGKLEHIEDLYNKGIRFMTLTWNGRSEVADGCMQESAGGLTDFGKAVVSEMNRLGMIIDVSHLAEKGFWDVVSHSDKPFIATHSNSKKICDHPRNLSDEAFKTIVERKGLVGMNFYPTFINGTTEASIKELLPHISHFLELGGENVIALGSDFDGATMPMDLPNIEKVECFYNELVKNYGKIISDKICFKNALNFTNILNN